One window of the Halobacteriovorax sp. JY17 genome contains the following:
- a CDS encoding GTP-binding protein: MSNLKNIAVVAHVDHGKTTLVDELLKQSGTFGEREQVSERVMDSGDIEKERGITITAKNCAFDYKGFRVNLLDTPGHADFGGEVERSLMMVDGVLLLVDAAEGPLPQTRFVLQKALARGIKIGVIINKIDRPDERIEEVKGEIEDLFLEMADQLGLEDYDLDIPIIYSSAKEGWATLDPAEKRSDMNPILDFIVSDFYPEPQIEQGENLQLLVTNLSYSEYLGALLVGRISRGTITKNQNFIRCDEAGKNKSFKVSSIQIYDKIGFKEVDSASAGEIVIVAGSSENAIGDTICSPQDISPLERITVEPPTVSVNVSVNTSPNSGKEGEYLTSRKLEELLQEACRLNVALQYEGTDDPKVLKLKGRGELQLAIVFEEIRRQGYELMISRPEVLFSTDENGAKTEPYENVVVDIPSDCTGPITEKLSIRKGIMGNMMPIGEDRTRVEFRIPSRGLIGYRSTFLTDTRGEGLISSEYLGYGEFAGIMLSRQNGAIISDRAGKITPYALFNLLNNGKMFVEPGDMCYEGMVIGEHTRVNDTNVNCIREKHLSSMRTAGKDVNIVLPPVPKKTLEWAMDWIDDDEWVEVTPINIRVRKKELACNKRSVVRGERK, encoded by the coding sequence ATGTCTAATTTGAAAAACATTGCCGTCGTCGCTCACGTTGACCATGGAAAAACAACGCTAGTAGATGAGCTATTAAAGCAGTCTGGAACTTTTGGTGAAAGAGAACAAGTTTCTGAAAGAGTTATGGACTCAGGTGATATCGAAAAAGAAAGAGGTATTACAATTACAGCTAAGAACTGTGCTTTTGACTACAAAGGCTTCAGAGTAAATCTTCTAGATACTCCAGGCCATGCTGACTTTGGTGGAGAAGTTGAAAGATCACTTATGATGGTTGATGGTGTTTTACTTTTAGTAGACGCTGCCGAGGGACCGCTTCCTCAAACAAGATTCGTTCTTCAAAAAGCATTAGCTCGTGGAATTAAAATTGGTGTCATCATTAATAAAATCGACAGACCTGACGAGAGAATCGAAGAAGTTAAAGGTGAGATTGAAGATCTATTCTTAGAAATGGCCGATCAACTTGGACTTGAAGATTACGATTTAGATATTCCAATTATTTATTCTTCTGCAAAAGAAGGTTGGGCAACATTAGATCCTGCGGAAAAAAGAAGTGACATGAATCCTATCTTAGATTTCATCGTTTCTGACTTCTACCCTGAACCTCAAATTGAACAAGGTGAAAACCTTCAACTTCTAGTGACGAATCTTTCTTACTCTGAGTACCTTGGTGCACTTCTAGTAGGAAGAATCAGTAGAGGAACAATCACAAAGAACCAAAACTTTATTCGTTGTGATGAAGCTGGAAAGAATAAATCATTTAAAGTTTCCTCAATTCAAATCTATGACAAAATTGGATTTAAAGAAGTAGACTCAGCTTCTGCTGGTGAAATCGTTATCGTAGCAGGTTCTTCAGAGAACGCTATTGGTGACACGATTTGTTCTCCACAAGATATCTCTCCACTTGAAAGAATTACAGTTGAGCCACCAACAGTTTCTGTAAACGTTTCTGTTAACACTTCTCCAAATTCTGGTAAAGAGGGTGAATACCTTACATCAAGAAAACTTGAAGAACTTCTTCAAGAAGCTTGTAGATTAAACGTTGCTCTTCAATATGAAGGTACTGATGACCCAAAGGTTTTAAAACTTAAAGGACGTGGGGAACTTCAACTTGCGATCGTTTTTGAAGAAATTAGAAGACAAGGTTACGAGCTAATGATCTCAAGACCTGAAGTTCTTTTTAGCACTGATGAAAATGGTGCAAAGACTGAACCATATGAAAACGTTGTAGTAGATATTCCAAGTGACTGTACAGGTCCTATCACTGAAAAGCTTTCGATAAGAAAAGGTATCATGGGTAATATGATGCCAATCGGTGAAGATAGAACAAGAGTAGAGTTTAGAATCCCTTCTCGTGGACTTATTGGATATAGATCAACTTTCCTAACTGATACTAGAGGGGAAGGATTAATTAGTTCTGAATACCTTGGTTACGGTGAATTTGCAGGAATTATGCTTTCAAGACAAAATGGAGCTATTATTTCTGACCGTGCTGGAAAAATAACTCCATATGCACTATTTAACCTTCTTAACAACGGTAAGATGTTCGTTGAGCCAGGTGATATGTGTTACGAAGGAATGGTTATTGGTGAACACACAAGAGTTAACGATACAAACGTTAACTGTATCAGAGAGAAGCACCTTTCAAGTATGAGAACTGCCGGTAAAGATGTAAATATTGTTTTACCTCCAGTTCCTAAGAAGACACTTGAGTGGGCAATGGACTGGATTGACGATGATGAGTGGGTAGAAGTTACTCCAATTAACATCAGAGTTAGAAAGAAAGAACTTGCTTGTAACAAGAGATCTGTTGTTAGAGGTGAAAGAAAGTAA
- a CDS encoding ABC-F family ATP-binding cassette domain-containing protein, with product MMLVVKILIFFTHTNGSDGLCNLKDCAMIQLNNISKAFGGQTLYEDISFILGPKERIGLVGRNGSGKSTLFKIITGELSHDGGSINVPKSYKIGYLRQHLEFSKSSVLEECIQSLAKEEEFDHYKAEKILSGLGFSEEDMSADPLSFSGGYQIRINLAKCLLEAPHLLLLDEPTNYLDIISLRWLKNFLKNYQGEVILITHDRDFMDDVVTHTMGISRGGLKKIKGVTANFYERLIEDELVYEQTRANQEKKKKELMSFVDRFRAKASKATQAQSRLKQLEKMGTMDELAKEGNLGFSFRYTECPGKVILTADDLSFSYSGSDDELLFKNLKLDIKREDCIGIIGKNGKGKSTLLNVLTGELKQNSGEIKYHPSAQVGHFGQTNINRLSEGMTIASEVASSNTELSFSEVRSICGSMMFEGDLADKKISVLSGGEKSRVMLGKILAHKSNILYLDEPTNHLDMEAVETLCEKLEKFPGAIVLVTHNEMFLRRLANRLVVFREGGAEVFEGNYDEFLEKVGWDEDIVQTAEVVKEEKFSKKDLKRLRAELVSERSKESKPFRKRMDELEKDIFTKEEKIDEINNSLIEVSSSGDGSKITELSKNLGVLQKLLDIEYDELSELTDKYEEIQKSYETRLNELEL from the coding sequence ATGATGCTTGTTGTTAAAATATTAATATTTTTCACCCATACTAATGGAAGTGATGGGCTTTGTAACTTAAAAGATTGCGCTATGATTCAATTGAATAACATTTCTAAGGCCTTTGGCGGGCAAACTCTTTATGAAGACATTTCATTTATATTAGGACCGAAAGAGAGGATAGGCCTTGTCGGTAGAAATGGAAGTGGTAAGTCCACACTTTTTAAAATTATAACTGGTGAGCTCTCTCACGATGGGGGCTCTATAAATGTCCCCAAATCCTATAAAATTGGTTACTTAAGGCAGCATCTTGAATTCTCAAAATCATCGGTTCTAGAGGAGTGTATCCAATCCCTCGCTAAGGAAGAGGAGTTTGATCACTATAAGGCCGAAAAGATTTTGTCAGGATTAGGTTTTAGTGAAGAGGATATGAGCGCTGATCCTTTGAGCTTCTCTGGCGGTTATCAGATTAGAATTAATCTCGCGAAATGCTTATTAGAGGCTCCTCATCTCTTACTTCTAGATGAGCCTACAAACTACTTAGATATTATTTCACTTAGATGGCTTAAGAATTTTTTAAAGAACTATCAAGGAGAAGTTATTCTCATTACCCATGATAGAGACTTTATGGACGATGTTGTTACTCACACAATGGGGATAAGTCGTGGTGGACTTAAGAAAATAAAAGGTGTTACTGCAAATTTCTATGAACGTCTTATTGAAGATGAACTTGTTTATGAGCAAACTAGGGCCAATCAAGAAAAGAAAAAGAAAGAGCTAATGTCTTTTGTCGATAGATTTAGGGCCAAAGCTTCTAAGGCAACACAAGCGCAATCCAGATTAAAGCAACTTGAAAAAATGGGAACGATGGATGAGTTGGCCAAAGAAGGAAACCTTGGCTTCTCCTTTCGTTACACGGAATGTCCCGGAAAAGTTATTTTAACTGCTGATGATCTTTCTTTTTCTTATTCTGGTAGTGACGATGAACTTCTCTTTAAGAATTTGAAACTTGATATTAAAAGAGAAGATTGCATTGGAATTATTGGTAAGAATGGTAAGGGAAAATCTACGCTTTTAAATGTTTTAACAGGTGAGCTAAAACAAAATTCTGGAGAAATAAAATATCATCCTTCTGCTCAAGTAGGACACTTTGGTCAAACGAATATTAATAGACTTTCGGAAGGTATGACTATTGCTTCTGAAGTAGCCTCTTCAAACACTGAACTTTCTTTTAGCGAGGTTCGTTCAATTTGTGGAAGTATGATGTTTGAAGGAGACCTTGCAGATAAGAAAATTAGCGTTCTATCTGGGGGAGAAAAATCGAGAGTAATGCTTGGAAAAATACTTGCCCATAAATCAAATATTCTCTACCTCGATGAGCCTACCAACCATTTGGATATGGAAGCTGTGGAAACTCTTTGTGAGAAGCTTGAAAAATTTCCAGGCGCTATTGTTCTTGTTACCCACAACGAAATGTTTCTTCGAAGACTTGCTAATAGACTTGTCGTTTTTAGAGAGGGAGGAGCAGAAGTTTTTGAAGGAAATTACGATGAGTTCTTAGAAAAAGTTGGATGGGATGAAGACATTGTTCAAACTGCAGAAGTGGTAAAAGAAGAAAAGTTTTCTAAGAAAGATTTAAAAAGACTTCGAGCAGAATTAGTATCTGAAAGAAGTAAGGAGTCTAAACCATTTAGAAAGAGAATGGATGAATTAGAAAAGGATATTTTTACGAAAGAAGAGAAGATCGATGAAATAAATAATTCACTTATTGAGGTAAGTTCATCGGGAGACGGCAGTAAGATAACTGAACTATCTAAGAATTTAGGTGTTTTACAAAAGCTTCTTGATATTGAGTATGATGAATTATCAGAACTCACAGACAAGTATGAGGAAATACAAAAGAGTTATGAAACTAGGCTAAATGAACTAGAGCTTTAA
- a CDS encoding phosphoenolpyruvate carboxykinase (ATP): MDNFYKELGINTERGEHKIHLDSPRSFLVAEAVRKGYGRLTSDGALTVLTGKHTGRSAQDRYIVKTETTTGPVWWENNLNPMSAETFAALKSKVINYLNAAGDLYITERSVGAHQKYNIGARLITSHPQHALFSKHLFREKVREFNNTDYTILHAPELKLDPAEFETKTETAIVTCLDTNTTIICGTLYAGEIKKSMFAAMNYRLPEEKILPMHSGASRLENEDVSVFFGLSGTGKTTLSTDEGTYLIGDDEHGLSDEGIFNFEGGCYAKTYQLSKATEPEIWDASNKFGAMLENVVLDEETGKVDFDDKSIAENGRSSYPLSFIKELETSSKGKIPKDIFFLCADAFGVLPPVSKLTKEQAMFYFVLGYTAKLAGTEIGVQEPQATFSPLFGAPFMLRHPSVYADLLGHYLDKYDIKVWLINTGWTGGAYGVGQRFPLKVTRKIIRSIQANKLNEVAFENDPIFNLAIPCAVPEVPTELLMPQQTWENSTAYTEKAKELASSFHKQMENFGEFYQKNLAGAPTHK, translated from the coding sequence ATGGATAATTTCTACAAAGAATTAGGAATCAATACTGAGCGCGGAGAGCATAAAATACACTTAGACTCACCAAGAAGTTTCTTAGTCGCTGAAGCAGTCAGAAAAGGATACGGACGACTTACTTCTGACGGGGCCCTCACTGTTCTCACAGGAAAACACACAGGTAGATCAGCGCAAGATAGATATATAGTAAAGACTGAAACGACAACTGGTCCAGTATGGTGGGAAAATAATCTTAATCCAATGAGCGCTGAAACTTTTGCAGCACTTAAATCCAAAGTGATCAATTATCTAAATGCTGCTGGAGACTTATACATTACAGAGAGATCTGTTGGTGCTCATCAGAAATATAATATTGGGGCAAGACTTATAACTTCTCACCCACAGCACGCACTTTTTTCAAAGCACTTATTCAGAGAAAAAGTAAGAGAATTCAATAATACTGACTATACAATTCTTCATGCTCCTGAACTAAAGCTTGATCCAGCAGAGTTTGAAACAAAGACTGAAACGGCAATCGTAACTTGTCTTGATACTAATACGACAATTATTTGTGGAACTCTTTACGCAGGTGAAATCAAGAAAAGTATGTTCGCAGCAATGAACTACAGACTACCAGAAGAGAAAATCCTCCCAATGCACTCGGGAGCATCTCGTTTAGAAAATGAAGACGTATCAGTTTTCTTTGGTCTCTCTGGAACAGGTAAGACAACTCTTTCAACAGATGAGGGAACTTATCTAATAGGAGATGACGAGCACGGACTTAGTGATGAAGGTATCTTCAACTTTGAAGGTGGTTGTTACGCTAAGACTTATCAGCTTTCTAAGGCCACTGAACCCGAAATCTGGGATGCTTCAAATAAATTTGGAGCAATGCTAGAGAACGTTGTTCTAGATGAAGAAACTGGAAAAGTTGATTTTGATGACAAGTCTATTGCTGAAAATGGTAGATCATCTTACCCACTAAGTTTTATTAAAGAGCTTGAAACATCGTCTAAAGGAAAAATTCCAAAAGATATATTCTTTCTTTGTGCGGATGCTTTTGGAGTTCTTCCTCCAGTATCTAAACTTACAAAAGAACAGGCGATGTTCTACTTTGTTCTTGGTTACACAGCAAAATTAGCGGGAACAGAAATTGGAGTACAAGAGCCACAGGCAACTTTCTCTCCTCTCTTTGGAGCACCATTTATGCTTAGACACCCTAGTGTTTACGCAGATCTTCTTGGTCACTACCTTGATAAGTACGATATAAAAGTATGGCTTATCAACACTGGTTGGACTGGTGGAGCTTACGGTGTAGGACAGAGATTCCCTCTAAAGGTTACAAGAAAGATTATTAGATCAATTCAAGCAAATAAGTTAAACGAAGTTGCTTTTGAGAATGATCCTATTTTCAATTTAGCAATTCCTTGTGCGGTTCCTGAAGTTCCAACAGAGCTTCTCATGCCGCAACAAACTTGGGAAAATTCGACAGCTTATACTGAGAAAGCTAAAGAGTTAGCTAGCTCATTTCATAAGCAAATGGAAAACTTTGGTGAGTTCTATCAAAAGAATTTAGCAGGCGCTCCGACACATAAGTAA
- a CDS encoding response regulator, with protein sequence MKKLSQNKIIENFSNNFNLTPRETEIVGELLKQMTSTKQISESLGISTSTVRNHFENIFRKTNCENKCEVAVLVYKELFSKMKTFQSLARTPKVLVVEDNEVMCEVLANSIENLGMSATRVTDPEEVLPLLASERFDCVISDIRMPNKDGVELLSEIRKSHPIWPFVILVSGHHDYDIDELLNFGAVAYVPKPFKIDEIFKLISDYFIDDLIQRNKSMVKSKEILRDFEKEILDLTKVSVGTGGAFISFSDLPCIGTAEVGKIYDFNVKVEEQVATIKIAAEVVWKKDIGEINPGVGVRFVSLTPEVDSFIKKYISQNSISSFIPNI encoded by the coding sequence ATGAAAAAACTAAGCCAGAATAAGATTATTGAAAATTTCTCTAACAACTTTAATCTAACTCCAAGAGAGACAGAGATTGTTGGAGAACTTTTAAAACAAATGACGAGTACAAAGCAAATTTCTGAATCATTAGGAATTAGTACATCGACTGTTCGTAATCATTTTGAAAATATTTTTAGAAAAACAAATTGCGAAAATAAATGTGAAGTGGCTGTTCTTGTTTATAAAGAACTATTCTCTAAAATGAAAACATTTCAATCTCTTGCTAGAACTCCGAAGGTCCTTGTTGTGGAAGACAATGAAGTTATGTGCGAAGTCCTAGCGAACTCTATCGAAAATCTTGGAATGAGTGCAACGAGAGTAACTGACCCAGAAGAAGTTCTACCTCTTCTTGCGTCTGAACGATTTGATTGTGTTATTTCTGATATTAGGATGCCAAATAAAGATGGCGTCGAACTCTTATCTGAGATAAGAAAGTCTCATCCTATTTGGCCATTTGTTATTCTCGTTTCTGGGCATCATGATTACGATATTGATGAGCTTCTAAATTTTGGAGCAGTGGCTTATGTTCCAAAGCCTTTTAAAATTGATGAAATTTTTAAGTTAATTTCGGATTATTTTATTGATGACTTAATACAGAGAAATAAATCTATGGTTAAGAGTAAGGAAATCCTTAGAGACTTCGAAAAAGAGATCTTAGATTTAACAAAAGTTTCTGTCGGTACTGGTGGTGCTTTTATTTCTTTTTCTGATCTTCCTTGTATTGGGACAGCTGAGGTTGGAAAAATTTATGACTTTAATGTAAAGGTTGAAGAGCAAGTTGCAACAATTAAAATTGCAGCTGAAGTCGTTTGGAAAAAAGATATTGGAGAAATTAATCCTGGCGTTGGAGTACGCTTTGTTTCTCTAACTCCTGAGGTGGATAGTTTCATTAAGAAGTATATTAGCCAAAATAGTATTTCGAGTTTTATTCCAAATATCTAG
- a CDS encoding CopD family protein, with the protein MLKYEEKGFLLEAFPYLKALHIIFIVTWFAGLFYIVRLFIYQTEAQERNQVERDILTSQFKIMSKRLWYGITWPSAILTLIFGPSLIHVYFPISDHPWLLAKLFFVLLLYIYHLLSHRIFLNLQRDTYTISSTKLRMWNEVATVLLFAIVFLVILQNIMSMWIGVSGLLLLSALLMIAIKFYRKQRLK; encoded by the coding sequence ATGCTAAAATATGAAGAAAAAGGATTTCTCTTGGAAGCTTTCCCATATTTAAAAGCACTACATATTATTTTTATTGTAACTTGGTTTGCAGGTCTATTCTATATTGTCAGACTTTTTATTTATCAAACTGAAGCGCAAGAGCGAAATCAAGTTGAAAGAGATATCCTTACTTCTCAGTTTAAGATTATGTCTAAAAGACTCTGGTATGGAATCACATGGCCTTCAGCGATTTTAACTCTGATTTTTGGTCCTAGTTTAATACATGTTTACTTTCCAATTTCTGACCACCCATGGCTGCTAGCAAAATTATTCTTTGTTCTTCTTCTCTATATTTATCACCTTCTAAGCCATAGAATATTTTTAAATCTTCAAAGAGATACTTACACAATTAGCTCGACCAAACTCAGAATGTGGAATGAAGTAGCAACCGTTCTTCTCTTTGCCATTGTTTTCTTAGTTATCTTGCAAAATATTATGTCTATGTGGATTGGTGTTTCTGGACTACTACTTTTAAGTGCTCTCTTAATGATAGCGATAAAGTTCTATAGAAAACAGCGACTTAAATAA
- a CDS encoding bifunctional TVP38/TMEM64 family protein/FAD-dependent oxidoreductase, whose amino-acid sequence MKKNISKILLLLIIVTAFLCAKYFNLTHYLTLDFLKENKELLDDFYAQNSLRTIIIYSITYILATALSIPGALILTLAGGAIFGLVKGTIIISFASTIGATLSFAMARFLLRDFVQRKFNKTLKVINQGIERDGHFYLLTLRLIPAFPFFLINLAMGLTKIKMTTYFLISQAGMLLGTIVYVNAGVQLSKLDSVSGILNSKLILSFSLLAIFPLIAKKIITIYKTRRVYGPFKRPKSYDYNMITIGAGAGGLVTSYIGATVNAKVALIEQGKMGGDCLNTGCVPSKALIKSASVIHHAKRANDFGIKEIKVEFNFKDVMDRVKSIIKKIEPHDSIERYTQLGVDCITGKANIISPWEVEVNGRILTTRNITIATGARPFVPPIKGIELAHIRTSDNIWELEKLPKDLLILGGGPIGVELAQAFSRLGSKVTLVEMSQTLLSKEDSDVSIALQERLSKEGVNILTGHRAKEFKPMSLICEYQGQDVEVQFTDVLIAIGRKANTNGFGLKEIGVKLRKNGTIETNEFLQTNFPNIFACGDVAGPFQLTHTAAHQAWYCAVNGLFGRFKKFKVDYSVIPWATYTDPEVATVGKNEKMCIEEEIAYEITKYNIDDLDRAIADSEDYGFVKVLTIPGSDKILGATIIGNHASDLLLEFISAMKNNYGLNKILGTIHMYPTMGEANKYLAGAWKSERKPKKLLEFVRKYHSWQRK is encoded by the coding sequence ATGAAAAAAAATATATCAAAGATTTTACTACTACTGATAATAGTTACCGCTTTTCTTTGCGCTAAATATTTTAATCTCACCCACTATCTCACATTAGATTTTCTAAAAGAAAATAAAGAACTCTTAGATGACTTCTACGCGCAGAATTCTCTAAGAACAATTATCATATATTCAATTACCTATATTCTAGCAACAGCACTCTCTATACCTGGAGCACTTATTCTAACGTTAGCAGGTGGAGCTATTTTTGGATTAGTAAAAGGAACAATTATCATCTCCTTTGCAAGCACGATCGGAGCGACACTCTCCTTCGCCATGGCACGCTTTCTACTTAGAGACTTCGTTCAAAGAAAATTTAATAAAACTCTTAAAGTAATCAATCAAGGTATTGAAAGAGATGGACACTTCTATCTTCTTACTCTTAGGTTAATTCCTGCCTTCCCATTCTTTTTAATAAACTTAGCGATGGGGCTTACCAAAATAAAAATGACCACCTACTTTCTTATTTCTCAAGCAGGTATGCTTCTTGGTACCATTGTCTATGTGAATGCAGGCGTTCAATTATCAAAACTAGATTCTGTAAGTGGAATTCTTAATTCAAAACTAATTCTATCATTTTCCTTACTTGCAATTTTCCCACTTATCGCTAAGAAAATTATTACAATCTACAAGACAAGAAGAGTTTATGGTCCTTTCAAAAGACCAAAGAGTTATGACTATAATATGATAACAATTGGAGCTGGAGCAGGAGGTCTTGTTACCTCTTATATTGGAGCGACAGTCAATGCCAAAGTAGCCCTCATAGAACAAGGAAAGATGGGAGGAGATTGTCTAAATACTGGATGCGTTCCCTCTAAGGCCCTAATTAAATCAGCAAGTGTCATTCACCATGCTAAAAGGGCCAATGATTTTGGAATTAAAGAAATCAAAGTAGAGTTTAATTTCAAGGACGTTATGGATAGAGTGAAATCTATTATAAAGAAGATTGAACCCCATGATTCCATTGAGCGGTATACTCAACTAGGTGTCGACTGCATTACGGGTAAGGCCAATATTATTTCCCCCTGGGAAGTAGAAGTTAATGGAAGAATACTGACAACGAGAAATATAACCATCGCCACAGGAGCTAGGCCCTTTGTTCCTCCAATTAAAGGTATAGAACTTGCTCATATAAGAACTTCTGACAATATTTGGGAGCTTGAGAAATTGCCAAAAGATCTTCTCATTCTAGGAGGAGGTCCAATAGGAGTAGAGTTAGCTCAAGCTTTTTCAAGACTTGGGTCTAAAGTGACTCTTGTAGAAATGTCTCAGACTCTTCTCTCTAAAGAAGATTCTGACGTTTCGATAGCACTGCAAGAGCGACTCTCAAAAGAAGGAGTCAATATTCTCACTGGTCACAGGGCCAAGGAATTTAAGCCCATGTCTCTTATCTGTGAGTACCAAGGTCAGGACGTAGAAGTTCAATTCACTGATGTTCTTATCGCTATTGGAAGAAAGGCCAATACAAATGGATTTGGACTAAAAGAAATTGGCGTAAAACTTAGAAAGAATGGAACAATTGAAACAAATGAATTTCTCCAAACAAATTTTCCAAATATATTTGCCTGCGGTGATGTTGCTGGTCCTTTCCAGCTTACTCACACAGCGGCTCATCAAGCTTGGTACTGCGCTGTAAATGGGCTTTTTGGACGCTTTAAGAAATTCAAGGTCGACTATTCTGTTATTCCTTGGGCCACTTACACTGATCCAGAAGTTGCCACTGTTGGAAAGAATGAGAAGATGTGTATAGAGGAAGAAATTGCGTATGAAATTACGAAATACAATATTGACGATCTCGATAGGGCCATCGCCGACAGTGAAGACTATGGATTTGTAAAAGTTTTAACTATTCCAGGTAGTGATAAAATTCTAGGTGCAACCATTATTGGAAACCACGCAAGCGATTTACTACTGGAGTTTATAAGTGCGATGAAGAATAACTATGGTCTCAATAAGATTCTTGGAACAATTCATATGTATCCAACGATGGGAGAAGCGAATAAATATCTCGCAGGAGCTTGGAAGAGTGAGAGAAAGCCAAAGAAACTTCTTGAGTTTGTTCGAAAGTACCATTCTTGGCAAAGAAAATAA
- the msrB gene encoding peptide-methionine (R)-S-oxide reductase MsrB, with amino-acid sequence MKKIILLIMASVLLSGCMLNIFKTSAAGEGKDYKDSHLSSLNPDTINWKAKDKTYWKKVLSPLQYEVTREAGTERAFTGKYWDSKTAGVYVCSNCGQHLFTSKTKYKSGTGWPSFWQAITKSAVTEVDDSKFGMTRTEIICSRCGAHLGHVFSDGPEPTGKRYCMNSVSLILIPDKKE; translated from the coding sequence ATGAAGAAAATTATTCTACTAATTATGGCCTCAGTGCTCCTCTCGGGATGTATGCTCAATATTTTCAAAACATCTGCAGCGGGAGAAGGTAAAGACTATAAGGACAGCCATCTCTCTTCCTTAAATCCAGATACAATCAACTGGAAGGCGAAGGATAAGACCTATTGGAAGAAAGTTCTAAGTCCACTTCAATATGAAGTAACGAGAGAAGCTGGAACAGAGAGAGCATTCACAGGAAAGTACTGGGACTCTAAAACAGCGGGAGTCTATGTTTGCTCAAATTGTGGACAACACTTATTCACTTCAAAAACAAAGTATAAATCGGGAACTGGTTGGCCTAGTTTTTGGCAAGCGATCACTAAGAGTGCTGTAACAGAAGTTGATGATTCAAAATTTGGAATGACTAGAACTGAAATTATCTGCTCTAGATGTGGAGCTCACTTGGGTCATGTTTTCTCAGACGGTCCAGAACCCACAGGAAAGCGTTATTGTATGAATTCAGTTTCACTAATATTAATACCTGATAAGAAAGAATAA
- a CDS encoding histidine phosphatase family protein: protein MEFYIFRHGQTDWNKVKKVQGKTDIPLNNFGRKEALALKDYFKNINIEAVYSSDLQRAHETAKIAFDSKEIAIETTSSLREADFGEVEGMLLNDLLEKFSTKFWDIHIGGEEADDFSYPGGESRKEVRERLISFIDKLRGEAKFKQVALSTHGGALRSIIHHYLPNESELVKIPNCVVYRVSFKGEEFKVEGPFNNEDDSCYN from the coding sequence ATGGAATTCTATATTTTTAGACACGGTCAAACTGACTGGAATAAAGTCAAAAAAGTTCAAGGAAAGACGGATATTCCATTAAATAATTTTGGGCGAAAAGAGGCGTTAGCACTGAAGGACTATTTCAAGAATATTAATATTGAAGCTGTCTATTCCTCAGACTTGCAAAGGGCCCATGAGACGGCAAAAATAGCATTTGATTCAAAAGAGATCGCAATTGAAACAACGAGTTCTCTACGTGAAGCAGACTTTGGAGAGGTTGAGGGAATGCTCCTCAATGATTTACTCGAAAAGTTTTCAACTAAATTTTGGGATATTCATATTGGTGGAGAAGAAGCAGATGACTTTTCATATCCTGGAGGCGAGTCAAGAAAAGAAGTAAGAGAGAGACTTATTTCCTTTATAGATAAATTAAGGGGAGAGGCAAAGTTTAAGCAAGTGGCCTTAAGTACTCATGGTGGAGCCCTTAGAAGTATTATTCATCACTATCTTCCTAACGAGAGTGAACTTGTAAAAATTCCTAATTGTGTAGTCTACAGAGTTAGCTTTAAAGGAGAGGAATTTAAAGTGGAAGGACCTTTTAATAATGAGGATGATAGTTGCTACAATTAA